The Bordetella sp. FB-8 genome includes a window with the following:
- a CDS encoding dihydrofolate reductase — protein MPHRLTLIVAYANNRVIGRDNKLPWKLPGDLAHFKRTTLGHPIIMGRKTWESLGRPLPGRTNIVVTRQAGYAAEGAVVAASLQAAQDACPKDAAPFVIGGAQLYTLALPAAERIVATEVHTLIDGDAWFPELPPGQWRETGRQSQPAENGLQYDFVTYERITD, from the coding sequence ATGCCGCACCGCCTCACCCTGATCGTCGCGTACGCCAACAACCGTGTCATCGGACGCGACAACAAACTGCCCTGGAAGCTGCCGGGCGACCTGGCCCACTTCAAGCGCACCACGCTGGGCCACCCCATCATCATGGGCCGCAAGACCTGGGAATCCCTGGGCCGGCCGCTGCCGGGCCGCACCAACATCGTGGTCACACGCCAAGCCGGCTACGCGGCCGAAGGCGCCGTGGTGGCGGCTTCCCTGCAGGCAGCGCAAGATGCCTGCCCCAAGGACGCGGCGCCGTTCGTAATCGGCGGCGCCCAGCTCTACACCCTGGCCCTGCCCGCCGCCGAGCGCATCGTGGCGACCGAAGTACACACCCTTATCGACGGCGACGCCTGGTTCCCCGAGCTGCCGCCAGGCCAATGGCGCGAAACGGGCCGCCAGTCGCAGCCTGCGGAGAATGGCCTGCAATACGACTTCGTGACATACGAGCGCATTACAGATTAA
- a CDS encoding PLP-dependent aminotransferase family protein, whose amino-acid sequence MLDFQPDRTRNGASTLVDQIVDAYVQAIAAQTLRPGMSVPSVRAFAREHGISTYTVAGAYARLAALGWLAARPGSGYRIAPSGQAPRPSVSPADWQPPRLGADWLLSDIYADHSTPIKAGCGWLPREWLNEEGLHQALRHMGRVPALRISGYGHPYGHAPLREAIAAGLTVHGLQAEADQIVLTQGVTHGLDLVIRTLLQPGDTVLVEQPGYANLLPLLRLAGMRALAVPRGGSGPDCEALDRLAREHKPRAIFINTVLQNPSGTTLTMATAFRLLQLAQQHGMWVVEDDISRELLPGVAPLLAALDGLQRVVYLGGYSKVISPSVRVGYVVAHRDLVGDLARTKMAAGLTSPEIMERIVHQVIREGRYRGHILRTRERLAQAHAEVETRMDEAGFDLAARPQAGLFLWARPAGVDEDAGTPGANALAQQASQEGIWLAPGSYFDVDQTDLPWIRFNVAYSLDETLWRFLRKA is encoded by the coding sequence ATGCTCGATTTTCAGCCCGACCGGACCCGAAACGGGGCCAGTACACTTGTGGATCAAATCGTGGATGCCTACGTCCAGGCCATTGCCGCGCAGACGCTGCGGCCCGGCATGTCTGTTCCCTCGGTGCGGGCGTTCGCGCGCGAGCACGGCATCAGCACCTATACCGTGGCGGGCGCCTATGCGCGGCTGGCGGCGCTGGGCTGGCTGGCGGCGCGGCCCGGCTCGGGCTACCGGATCGCGCCGAGCGGCCAGGCGCCCCGACCGTCCGTCTCCCCCGCCGACTGGCAGCCCCCCAGGCTGGGCGCGGACTGGCTGCTGTCGGACATCTACGCCGATCACTCCACCCCGATCAAGGCCGGCTGCGGCTGGCTACCGCGCGAATGGCTCAACGAAGAGGGCCTGCATCAGGCCCTGCGCCATATGGGGCGCGTGCCGGCGCTGCGCATATCGGGCTACGGCCACCCGTATGGCCACGCGCCCCTGCGCGAAGCCATCGCCGCCGGACTCACGGTCCACGGCCTGCAGGCCGAGGCCGACCAGATCGTGCTCACCCAGGGCGTGACGCACGGACTGGATCTGGTCATCCGCACCCTGTTGCAGCCCGGCGACACCGTGCTGGTCGAGCAGCCCGGCTACGCCAATCTTCTGCCCCTGCTGCGCCTGGCCGGCATGCGCGCGCTGGCCGTGCCGCGCGGCGGCTCGGGGCCCGATTGCGAGGCGCTGGACCGGCTCGCCCGCGAACACAAGCCGCGCGCGATCTTCATCAACACCGTGCTGCAGAATCCCAGCGGCACGACCCTGACCATGGCCACGGCCTTTCGCCTGCTGCAACTGGCGCAGCAGCACGGCATGTGGGTGGTGGAAGACGACATCTCGCGCGAACTGCTGCCGGGCGTCGCGCCGCTATTGGCGGCGCTCGACGGACTGCAGCGCGTGGTCTACCTGGGCGGCTATTCCAAGGTCATCAGCCCGTCGGTGCGCGTGGGTTATGTGGTGGCACACCGCGATCTGGTGGGCGATCTGGCGCGCACCAAAATGGCGGCCGGCCTGACGTCGCCGGAGATCATGGAACGCATCGTGCACCAGGTCATACGCGAAGGCCGTTATCGCGGACATATCCTGCGCACGCGCGAGCGGCTGGCACAGGCGCACGCCGAGGTCGAGACGCGGATGGACGAAGCGGGTTTCGACCTCGCGGCGCGGCCCCAGGCAGGCCTGTTCCTGTGGGCCCGGCCTGCGGGGGTGGATGAGGATGCGGGCACACCAGGCGCCAATGCCCTGGCGCAGCAGGCATCGCAGGAGGGCATCTGGCTAGCGCCGGGGTCTTACTTCGACGTGGACCAGACGGACCTGCCCTGGATACGTTTTAACGTGGCGTATTCGCTCGACGAAACGCTGTGGCGTTTTTTGCGCAAAGCATGA
- a CDS encoding YdgA family protein: MKKSAIVGGVVVVLAAGWLGSTWYTGKRLQAEAPERLAELNQRLIQVYPAYGMKVEQLSYVRGFFSSHARYGLTMVGKARDASNPVLPAGALQVDVTAYHGPFPLQALSHGIVGPRLAWVHSAIARTDAAKALFDAAHGKTPVSSDIALSYGGNTQSTLNVAPLDLTYKGHKIAFGGAQSRSRFNRSTQDLQSTTEFASLSYDGANLGGGQVSIKANPQSLEIDPLIWKTDKGEGRFMMTAKGRLPQDEAGQPANADAAKPALASLTAKLILSKAMLNELTASYLVIAQGMSQQEADKAAPRQVNGVAGIGTMLGLVRDDGSNLVTDVRYGKGKLSINGHERDVSEIEQMLPGVGDGSNDGSGDSN, translated from the coding sequence ATGAAGAAATCAGCGATTGTCGGCGGGGTGGTCGTAGTCCTGGCCGCCGGCTGGCTGGGCAGCACCTGGTACACAGGCAAGCGCCTGCAGGCCGAGGCGCCCGAGCGCCTGGCCGAGCTGAATCAGCGCTTGATCCAGGTCTATCCGGCCTACGGCATGAAGGTCGAGCAGCTGAGCTATGTGCGCGGCTTTTTCTCCTCGCACGCGCGCTACGGCCTGACCATGGTGGGCAAGGCCCGGGACGCCAGCAATCCGGTGTTGCCGGCCGGCGCGCTGCAGGTCGATGTGACGGCCTACCACGGGCCTTTCCCGCTGCAGGCGCTGTCGCACGGCATCGTCGGGCCGCGCCTGGCCTGGGTGCACAGCGCGATCGCGCGGACCGATGCGGCCAAGGCGCTGTTCGATGCGGCGCATGGCAAGACGCCGGTTTCGAGCGACATCGCCCTGTCCTATGGCGGCAATACCCAGAGCACCCTGAATGTGGCGCCCCTGGACCTTACCTACAAAGGCCACAAGATCGCGTTCGGCGGCGCGCAGTCGCGCAGCCGGTTCAATCGCTCGACGCAGGATCTGCAAAGCACGACGGAGTTCGCTTCGCTGTCGTACGACGGCGCGAACCTGGGCGGCGGGCAGGTATCGATCAAGGCCAATCCCCAGTCGCTGGAGATCGATCCCCTGATCTGGAAGACGGACAAGGGCGAAGGCCGTTTCATGATGACGGCCAAGGGGCGGTTACCGCAGGACGAGGCTGGCCAGCCGGCCAATGCCGACGCGGCCAAACCGGCCCTGGCATCGTTGACGGCCAAGCTGATCCTGTCCAAGGCCATGCTCAATGAGCTGACCGCGAGCTATCTGGTCATTGCGCAGGGCATGAGCCAGCAAGAGGCCGACAAGGCCGCGCCCAGGCAGGTGAACGGCGTGGCGGGCATTGGAACCATGCTGGGGTTGGTGCGCGACGACGGCTCCAATCTGGTGACCGACGTGCGGTACGGCAAGGGCAAGCTGTCCATCAACGGACACGAGCGCGATGTCAGCGAGATAGAGCAGATGTTGCCTGGCGTGGGGGATGGCAGCAACGACGGCAGCGGCGATAGCAATTGA
- a CDS encoding aspartate aminotransferase family protein, with product MPFTANKQFKAQPRLLTGACGMYYTSADGRQILDGTAGLWCVNAGHCRTEIVQAIARQAAQMDYAPAFQLGHPLVFEAASAVAGIMPQGMDRIFFTNSGSESVDTALKIALAYHRARGEGQRTRLIGRERGYHGVGFGGISVGGISPNRKAYSGALLPGVDHIAHTHNLEKNAFSKGQPAWGAELANDLERVIALHDPSTIAAVIVEPLAGSTGVLVPPVGYLERLREITSKHGILLIFDEVITAFGRLGAATAAERFGVMPDILTLAKGLSNAAVPCGGVAVRRDVHDTVVNATAAGIELFHGYTYSGHPLAMAAVVATLDLYRREGLFKRAAEMSPTFEAAAHALKDARHVVDVRNLGLVAGIELKSRDGAVGARAAEVFQKCFDQGLMVRYTGEILAVSPPLIISEAQIAEMFERIGKVLATVA from the coding sequence ATGCCCTTTACCGCCAACAAGCAATTCAAGGCGCAGCCGCGCCTGCTGACCGGCGCTTGCGGCATGTACTACACCTCGGCCGACGGCCGCCAGATCCTGGACGGCACGGCCGGCCTGTGGTGCGTGAACGCCGGCCATTGCCGCACCGAGATCGTCCAGGCGATCGCCCGCCAGGCTGCCCAGATGGACTATGCGCCGGCCTTCCAGCTGGGCCATCCCCTGGTCTTCGAGGCCGCGTCCGCCGTGGCCGGGATCATGCCCCAGGGCATGGACCGCATCTTCTTCACCAATTCCGGTTCCGAGTCGGTCGATACGGCCCTGAAGATCGCGCTGGCCTACCACCGCGCACGCGGCGAGGGCCAGCGCACGCGCCTGATCGGCCGCGAGCGCGGCTATCACGGCGTGGGCTTTGGCGGCATCTCGGTGGGCGGCATCTCGCCCAACCGCAAGGCCTATTCGGGCGCACTGCTGCCCGGCGTGGATCACATTGCCCATACGCACAATCTGGAAAAGAACGCCTTCTCCAAGGGCCAGCCGGCCTGGGGCGCGGAACTGGCCAATGATCTGGAGCGCGTGATCGCGCTGCACGATCCCTCGACCATCGCCGCGGTGATCGTCGAGCCTCTGGCGGGCTCCACTGGCGTGCTGGTCCCGCCCGTGGGCTATCTGGAGCGCCTGCGCGAGATCACGTCCAAGCACGGCATTTTGCTGATTTTCGACGAGGTCATCACGGCATTTGGCCGCCTGGGCGCGGCCACGGCCGCCGAGCGTTTCGGCGTCATGCCCGACATCCTCACCCTGGCCAAGGGCCTGAGCAACGCGGCCGTGCCTTGCGGCGGCGTGGCGGTGCGCCGCGACGTGCACGACACCGTGGTCAATGCCACGGCGGCTGGCATCGAGCTGTTCCACGGCTACACCTATTCGGGCCATCCGCTGGCCATGGCCGCCGTGGTCGCCACGCTGGACCTCTATCGCCGCGAGGGGCTGTTCAAACGCGCCGCCGAGATGTCGCCGACTTTCGAGGCGGCAGCCCACGCCCTGAAAGACGCCAGGCACGTGGTGGACGTGCGCAACCTGGGCCTGGTGGCCGGCATCGAGCTCAAGTCGCGCGACGGCGCGGTCGGCGCCCGGGCCGCCGAAGTGTTCCAGAAGTGCTTCGACCAGGGCCTGATGGTGCGCTACACCGGCGAAATTCTGGCCGTGTCGCCGCCGCTCATCATCTCCGAGGCGCAGATCGCCGAGATGTTCGAACGCATCGGCAAGGTGCTGGCCACGGTGGCTTGA
- the fghA gene encoding S-formylglutathione hydrolase, whose product MERIEQHASHGGSQQVWKHVSPTLGCEMRFGLYLPEAALRGQACPVLYWLSGLTCTEQNFITKAGAQEYAARHGLIVVAPDTSPRGAQVADDAAYDLGQGAGFYVNAAQQPWAAHYRMYDYVVEELPALIEATFPATDRRAISGHSMGGHGALVIALRNPGRYRSVSAFSPIVAPSQVPWGQKAFSAYLGDDRQAWGQYDTVALVEHAAERLPLRIDQGEGDEFLQSQLQPQRLQAACDAVGHPLQLNMRPGYDHSYYFISSFIGEHIAHHAQALRG is encoded by the coding sequence ATGGAGCGTATCGAGCAGCACGCCAGCCACGGCGGGTCTCAGCAGGTCTGGAAACACGTGTCGCCCACGCTGGGCTGCGAGATGCGCTTTGGGCTTTACCTGCCCGAGGCGGCCTTGCGCGGCCAGGCATGTCCCGTGCTGTACTGGCTGTCGGGCCTGACCTGCACCGAGCAGAATTTCATTACCAAGGCCGGCGCCCAGGAATATGCGGCCCGCCATGGACTCATTGTGGTGGCGCCCGACACCAGCCCGCGCGGCGCGCAGGTGGCCGACGACGCGGCCTACGACCTGGGGCAGGGCGCGGGCTTTTATGTCAACGCCGCGCAGCAGCCGTGGGCGGCGCACTACCGAATGTACGACTACGTGGTCGAAGAGCTGCCCGCATTGATCGAAGCAACGTTTCCCGCCACGGACAGGCGTGCGATCAGCGGGCATTCGATGGGCGGCCATGGCGCGCTGGTCATCGCGCTGCGCAACCCGGGCCGCTACCGCAGCGTGTCGGCGTTCTCGCCTATCGTCGCGCCCAGCCAGGTGCCGTGGGGCCAGAAGGCGTTCTCGGCGTATCTCGGCGACGATCGTCAAGCCTGGGGGCAGTACGACACGGTAGCGCTGGTCGAACATGCCGCCGAACGGCTGCCGCTACGGATCGACCAGGGGGAAGGCGACGAATTCCTGCAGAGCCAGTTGCAGCCACAGCGGCTGCAGGCGGCCTGCGACGCGGTCGGGCATCCTCTGCAGCTGAACATGCGCCCCGGATACGACCACAGCTATTACTTCATTTCCAGCTTCATCGGCGAGCATATCGCCCACCACGCGCAGGCACTGCGCGGCTAG
- a CDS encoding CoA-acylating methylmalonate-semialdehyde dehydrogenase, producing MNQLTHYINGQPVAGRSGRHTEGHNPATGELTRSVPLADAAEVDAAVAAAAAAFPAWAETPPLKRARILFKFKALIEEHQDELAEIITREHGKVFTDALGEVTRGLEIVEFACGIPHLLKGQYTDQIGGGIDNWTMRQPLGVVAGITPFNFPMMVPCWMFPVALACGNTFVLKPSERDPSCANRLAELLEQAGLPDGVFNVVHGDKSAVDALIAHPKVEALSFVGSTPIAEYIYSEGTRRGKRVQALGGAKNHMVVMPDADLDQVTDALMGAAYGSAGERCMAISVAVLVGEVADKVIERLVPRVKSLVVKNGLERDAEMGPVVTQQHRAKILGYIEDGIASGAQMRVDGRGLTVPGHENGFFLGGTLFDHVTADMKIYREEIFGPVLCVVRVPDFASAVALINAHEFGNGVACFTSDGGIARAFARQIKVGMVGINVPIPVPMAWHSFGGWKRSLFGDHHAYGEEGVRFYTRNKSIMQRWPDSIAKGAEFAMPVAK from the coding sequence ATGAACCAGCTTACCCATTACATCAACGGCCAGCCTGTCGCGGGCCGCAGCGGTCGCCACACCGAAGGCCACAACCCCGCCACGGGCGAACTGACGCGCTCGGTACCGCTGGCCGACGCGGCCGAAGTCGATGCCGCCGTGGCTGCCGCGGCCGCGGCGTTTCCGGCCTGGGCCGAAACGCCGCCACTCAAGCGCGCGCGCATTCTGTTCAAGTTCAAGGCGCTGATCGAGGAGCACCAGGACGAATTGGCCGAGATCATTACGCGCGAGCACGGCAAGGTCTTTACCGACGCGCTGGGCGAAGTCACGCGCGGTCTGGAAATCGTGGAGTTCGCCTGCGGCATTCCGCACCTGCTCAAGGGCCAGTACACCGACCAGATCGGCGGCGGCATCGACAACTGGACCATGCGCCAGCCGCTGGGCGTGGTGGCGGGCATCACGCCCTTTAACTTCCCGATGATGGTGCCGTGCTGGATGTTCCCGGTGGCGCTGGCCTGCGGCAATACTTTCGTGCTCAAGCCTTCCGAGCGCGATCCTTCCTGCGCCAACCGCCTGGCCGAGCTGCTCGAGCAAGCCGGGCTGCCCGACGGCGTATTCAATGTGGTGCACGGCGACAAGTCGGCGGTGGATGCGCTGATCGCGCATCCCAAGGTCGAGGCCCTGTCTTTTGTGGGTTCGACGCCGATCGCCGAGTACATCTATTCCGAGGGCACTCGGCGCGGCAAGCGCGTGCAGGCCCTGGGTGGCGCCAAGAACCATATGGTGGTCATGCCCGACGCCGATCTGGATCAGGTCACCGACGCATTGATGGGCGCCGCCTACGGTTCGGCCGGCGAGCGCTGCATGGCAATCTCGGTGGCCGTGCTGGTGGGCGAGGTGGCCGACAAGGTCATCGAACGCCTGGTGCCGCGCGTGAAGTCGTTGGTGGTCAAGAACGGCCTGGAGCGCGATGCCGAGATGGGGCCGGTGGTCACGCAGCAGCACCGCGCCAAGATCCTGGGCTATATCGAGGACGGCATCGCCTCGGGTGCCCAGATGCGGGTCGACGGCCGCGGCCTTACGGTACCCGGCCACGAAAACGGATTTTTCCTGGGCGGCACGCTATTCGACCACGTCACGGCTGACATGAAGATCTACCGCGAGGAGATATTCGGGCCGGTGCTATGCGTGGTCCGCGTGCCTGATTTTGCCAGCGCCGTGGCGCTGATCAATGCCCATGAATTCGGCAACGGCGTGGCGTGCTTCACGTCCGACGGCGGCATCGCGCGGGCCTTCGCGCGCCAGATCAAGGTGGGCATGGTGGGCATCAACGTGCCCATCCCGGTGCCCATGGCCTGGCATTCCTTTGGCGGCTGGAAGCGTTCGCTGTTTGGCGATCACCATGCTTATGGCGAAGAGGGCGTGCGTTTCTACACGCGCAATAAGAGCATCATGCAGCGCTGGCCCGACAGCATCGCCAAGGGCGCGGAGTTCGCCATGCCGGTGGCCAAGTAA
- the coq7 gene encoding 2-polyprenyl-3-methyl-6-methoxy-1,4-benzoquinone monooxygenase codes for MRPGFIDGLLDEADRALRVLSGAASAGRPYPAKAQEPANQLSDKEKRHAAGLMRVNHVGEVCAQALYRGQAVGCRDEAARNLLREAAAEEVDHLVWCGRRLDELGSRPSLLNPLWYAGSFALGMLASYAGVPRNLGFMAETERQVEAHLEGHLQTLPEQDRRSREVVQCMKDDEAGHRDSAERAGAVSLPPLARGAMRAMSKAMTGTAYWI; via the coding sequence ATGCGGCCCGGTTTCATCGACGGGTTGCTGGACGAAGCCGACCGGGCCTTGCGGGTGTTGTCGGGCGCGGCGTCGGCGGGCAGGCCCTATCCGGCCAAGGCCCAGGAGCCTGCCAACCAGTTGTCGGACAAGGAGAAGCGCCACGCAGCGGGGCTGATGCGTGTCAACCACGTGGGCGAAGTCTGCGCGCAGGCGCTGTACCGAGGGCAGGCCGTGGGCTGCCGCGACGAAGCGGCCCGTAATTTGCTGCGCGAGGCGGCAGCGGAGGAAGTCGATCACCTGGTCTGGTGCGGTCGGCGCCTGGACGAGCTGGGCAGTCGCCCCAGCCTGCTCAATCCCCTCTGGTATGCCGGCTCCTTCGCGCTGGGCATGCTGGCTAGCTACGCCGGCGTGCCGCGCAACCTGGGTTTCATGGCCGAGACCGAGCGCCAGGTCGAGGCGCACTTGGAAGGGCATTTGCAGACCCTGCCCGAACAGGACCGGCGTTCGCGGGAAGTGGTGCAGTGCATGAAGGACGACGAGGCCGGCCATCGCGACAGTGCCGAACGGGCGGGCGCAGTGTCCTTGCCGCCCTTGGCGCGAGGAGCCATGCGGGCCATGTCCAAGGCCATGACGGGCACCGCGTATTGGATTTGA
- a CDS encoding S-(hydroxymethyl)glutathione dehydrogenase/class III alcohol dehydrogenase — MKSRAAVAFAPGKPLEIVEIDVAPPRKGEVLVRITHTGVCHTDAFTLSGDDPEGLFPVVLGHEGAGIVVEVGEDVTSVKPGDHVIPLYTAECGECLFCKSGKTNLCVAVRATQGKGVMPDGTSRFSYQGKPVYHYMGCSTFSEYTVVAEVSLARIHPDANPEHVCLLGCGVTTGIGAVHNTAKVQPGDSVAVFGLGGIGLAVIQGARQAKAGRIIAIDTNPGKFELAKTFGATDCVNPKEFDKPVQQVIVEMTGWGVDHSFECIGNVNVMRAALECAHRGWGQSIIIGVAGAGQEISTRPFQLVTGRSWRGTAFGGVKGRSQLPGMVEDAMQGKIELAPFVTHTRHLDEINEAFDLMHEGKSIRTVVRY; from the coding sequence ATGAAATCACGTGCCGCAGTTGCCTTCGCGCCGGGCAAGCCTCTGGAAATCGTCGAGATCGACGTTGCGCCGCCCAGAAAGGGCGAGGTGCTGGTCAGGATCACCCATACGGGCGTATGCCATACCGATGCCTTCACGCTGTCGGGTGACGATCCGGAAGGGCTGTTTCCGGTGGTGCTGGGCCATGAGGGCGCCGGCATCGTGGTCGAAGTCGGTGAAGACGTGACCAGCGTCAAGCCCGGCGACCATGTGATTCCGCTTTATACCGCCGAATGCGGCGAGTGCCTGTTCTGCAAGTCGGGCAAGACCAATCTGTGCGTGGCCGTGCGCGCGACGCAAGGCAAGGGCGTGATGCCGGACGGCACCTCGCGCTTTTCCTACCAGGGCAAGCCCGTCTATCACTACATGGGCTGCTCGACCTTCAGCGAATATACGGTGGTCGCCGAGGTGTCGCTGGCCAGGATTCATCCCGATGCGAATCCCGAGCATGTCTGCCTGCTCGGTTGCGGCGTGACGACCGGCATCGGGGCGGTGCACAACACCGCCAAAGTGCAGCCGGGCGACAGCGTGGCGGTGTTCGGCCTGGGCGGCATAGGCCTGGCGGTGATCCAGGGCGCGCGCCAGGCCAAGGCGGGGCGCATCATCGCCATCGATACCAATCCGGGCAAGTTCGAGCTGGCCAAAACCTTCGGCGCCACCGACTGCGTCAATCCCAAGGAGTTCGACAAGCCCGTCCAGCAGGTCATCGTCGAGATGACGGGCTGGGGCGTGGATCACTCGTTCGAATGCATCGGCAACGTCAACGTCATGCGCGCCGCGCTCGAGTGCGCGCACCGCGGCTGGGGGCAGTCCATCATCATCGGCGTGGCCGGCGCGGGCCAGGAGATCTCCACCCGGCCTTTCCAGTTGGTGACCGGCCGCAGCTGGCGGGGCACGGCGTTCGGCGGCGTAAAGGGCCGTTCGCAGTTGCCGGGCATGGTCGAGGACGCGATGCAGGGCAAGATCGAACTTGCGCCCTTCGTCACGCACACGCGCCATCTGGACGAGATCAACGAAGCCTTCGATCTGATGCACGAAGGCAAGTCGATCCGCACTGTCGTGCGCTATTGA
- a CDS encoding thymidylate synthase encodes MKQYLDLVRAIIDQGSWQENRTGVRTLSLPGAALRFDLQQGFPAVTTKRLAFKSAIGELVGFMRATRSAADFRALGCKVWDQNANENAQWLANPYREGPDDLGPVYGVQWRQWPAYKSLPAARPGQIADALSRGYAKVADIQENGQPHVLLYKAVDQLRQCLDTIIERPGDRRILFHGWNWAQLEEMALPPCHLLYQFLPNAGTREISLCLYIRSNDVGLGTPFNLAEGAALLHLVGRLTGYRPRWFSYFIGDAHIYENHLPMLREQLAREPYAPPRLQLSDRVPDYAVTGKYEPDWLERVEPSDFVLADYLHHAPLTAPMAV; translated from the coding sequence ATGAAACAGTACCTGGACCTCGTGCGCGCCATCATCGACCAGGGCAGCTGGCAGGAAAACCGCACCGGCGTGCGCACCCTGTCGCTGCCGGGCGCCGCGCTGCGCTTTGACCTGCAGCAGGGCTTTCCCGCAGTCACCACCAAGAGGCTGGCTTTCAAATCGGCCATCGGCGAACTGGTGGGCTTCATGCGCGCCACGCGCAGCGCCGCCGATTTCCGCGCGCTGGGCTGCAAAGTCTGGGACCAGAACGCCAACGAAAACGCGCAGTGGCTGGCCAACCCCTACCGTGAAGGCCCGGACGACCTGGGTCCGGTCTACGGCGTGCAATGGCGCCAGTGGCCGGCCTATAAATCGCTGCCCGCGGCGCGACCCGGGCAGATCGCCGACGCACTCTCGCGCGGCTATGCCAAAGTGGCCGACATTCAGGAGAACGGCCAGCCGCACGTGCTGCTCTACAAGGCGGTCGATCAGCTGCGCCAGTGCCTGGACACCATCATCGAACGCCCGGGCGACCGGCGCATCCTGTTCCACGGCTGGAACTGGGCGCAACTCGAGGAAATGGCGCTGCCACCCTGCCACCTGCTCTATCAGTTCCTGCCCAATGCCGGCACGCGCGAGATCTCGCTATGCCTGTACATCCGCAGCAACGACGTGGGCCTGGGCACGCCGTTCAACCTCGCCGAAGGCGCGGCCCTGCTGCACCTTGTCGGCCGGCTCACCGGCTACAGACCGCGCTGGTTCTCGTACTTCATTGGCGACGCGCACATTTACGAAAACCATTTGCCCATGCTGCGCGAGCAACTCGCGCGCGAACCTTACGCCCCGCCGCGCCTACAGCTGTCGGACCGCGTTCCCGACTACGCCGTCACCGGCAAGTACGAACCCGATTGGCTGGAACGCGTGGAACCCTCGGACTTCGTCCTGGCGGACTACCTGCACCATGCGCCGCTGACCGCGCCGATGGCCGTTTGA
- a CDS encoding OsmC family protein translates to MECTVEWGGPSGMLFTASTGSGHATVMDGAVDGGGHNLAPRPMEMVLVGTGGCTAYDVVLILKRGRHAVTGCSVKLEAERAAADPKVFTKIHFAFTVTGRDLPREAVERAVALSHEKYCSASAMLEKTAELTFGVEIVQSL, encoded by the coding sequence ATGGAATGCACAGTCGAATGGGGCGGCCCCTCGGGCATGCTCTTTACCGCCAGCACCGGCAGCGGCCACGCCACCGTGATGGATGGCGCCGTCGACGGCGGAGGCCATAATCTGGCGCCCCGCCCCATGGAAATGGTCCTGGTCGGCACCGGCGGCTGCACCGCCTACGACGTCGTGCTCATACTCAAGCGCGGCCGACACGCCGTAACCGGCTGCAGCGTCAAACTCGAAGCCGAGCGCGCCGCCGCCGACCCCAAGGTCTTTACCAAGATCCATTTTGCCTTCACCGTCACCGGCCGCGATCTGCCGCGCGAAGCCGTCGAGCGCGCCGTGGCGCTGTCGCACGAAAAATATTGCTCGGCCTCGGCCATGCTGGAGAAGACCGCCGAACTGACCTTCGGCGTCGAGATCGTCCAGTCCCTTTGA